The Impatiens glandulifera unplaced genomic scaffold, dImpGla2.1, whole genome shotgun sequence genome contains the following window.
caaaattttcattaatgaaaatttaaagaCCGAAATTcgcaataaaataaatgatgatttttttgccaatgataatttatattgaacgagatttatctatatatatattatagatgaattttatgttttaaaattcggtagagttcaactttttataaatattttaataaaacgtcttttttgatatataatttattaaaaaataatttaagccCACTTTAATGCGAATTCTTGAATAGTCCCAAATTCTAAAGTTATCAAACACACCTAAGAGAAATGATAAGAATAGAGATTTAAAATAGGAATGAAAAAGGAAAGAATGAAAAATTGAGGGAATTTCTCTCTCTCATATTTCCTtatactttttcattttttcaagtGCCACACCATTCCTTATTCATTTCCCATCTCTTTTACAATAACGAAGTATTCATATTCTAACCTAATTATTTATGAGGAATGATTGATGAGAAAAATTGAGGGAGATAATAAAAGAAGGAATATGTGTCACTAAATCattaattgaaaaatgaaaaaatatgaggatggagaaaagagaatttcttatttattttatgagacAATTAGATTTCGTCACATTTATCTTTTTCACCCTCCCTCCTTCAAACtctattttctaataatttttctttgtttatacaaaatttaaattatatatatatatatatttgtaacttATGGAAAAAACCTTTGTATTGGTTTTGCGGAAAAGCTTGAGACTCGAGAATTTTAACTTCGGTTTGCATATcaggaattttattttaaaataaaaaattatgttttaaaagatttaattgATTCTTGAcagtttttgaaattaaaattaacaatcctgggattcaattttaaataatccggaAATTTACGGttatcaaatcataatttgatttttttaaatcttttagtttaaattatttaatcataattaattcaaaagattatttattttgaaacagagtcgctaattgatttttgaaaattaataaaagttaacatACGTATACAAACAAATTGAccagagtttcttttagttcgtaatTTGGTGTTACTCGGAAAATGGATTTCACGCTTCATCCtctgtacccgttttaaaatagtctctacttataaagttggcttttgaaaatcggttgtataatgtttgagttttaaccaattatttttccgGTCTTAGTCATATTTCTAAGTTTAGcgtgatttaaaatattaaagcaacaatatttaaaatgctgGTACCTATTGCTGATTATAAGAAGGGATGattatacctgaagaatatcagtcataTTCAAAggtgttagggtttagaaataaacaccaaatagtttttagtcaaaatattttttgtagaaatattccaaaaattattttgaaattattttttttattttttggtatttttagaAATTGTTTGGAttctcaaaattaaaaaaataattttgggttttgaaaagtggaaccaaacaagtcTTAAGATCGGAGTCCTAAGCCTTATGTTCGTTTTTATTGGTTGGGGTCTAAAGACCCTCAGTctgggtgctaaggactcttggTCCTTGGCTGAGATTACCGATCTAGGTGTATAAACCCATCGGTCATGAGTTAGCTCTGGGCTAAGTCCCttggtcgaggtgtataaacctttCGGTCTTGGGTTCGggaggtctcggtcctaggttaggaaTTCTTGGTCCCAAGGTcagatttctcggtcctagattggacctctcggtcctagattggacctctcggtcctagattggacctctcggtcctagatgagAATCCTCGGTTGGATCTCTCGTTCCTAGCTCAAGAATATCgttcggacctctcggtcttgtTGAAATTCTCAATCCTATGTCTTGATCCAGACCGAGGATCCTTGgttggatctctcggtcctaagaTAACAAACCTcgatcctcaagaacaccaaatttcaggtttttaaattcattttttagcttggattctttgatccaagagtttgggtagcttcacaaagctccatATAACATCTTGATAATCATATCAAGGTATTAATCGACCTaaatgatgatcaatttattcaaaatagtttgtgataaaaaattgggtttttgattttaaagatgTTTTAAAGTGTAACGATTTATCCAATAGCTTTCTCATACTACATATATGTGATTGGtttcaaaataagaacactGCCTGCTTGTTTGAACCATTTTAAgaactaaaaaatttaaattattttgaaaattttgattttgatcaaacatgaccgggatggatcaaacatgatccaaacagttgcccaacatcattaaaatcatGTTAGGAAGCTTTATGAGTTGTGGTTCAACATAATTAGCCTAAAAACAACAAACccgatttttggattttaaaaattcaaatttgggttttgttCTTAAGATCGATTTATCGGTTCTATCATATCTAGATATTTCTAAATGAACCTAGGATCAATATTCAACCATAAAATACCATAAACAACAATCATACAagtttatgcaatttgaaatataaaaatttcaaattcaaactgtaaatatgaattagagggtgattggataCTTAGTAAGGATTGGAGAACTCTCCTTAAACCTTAGGGAAGCTATTGGAATGCTCAGATTCAAGCTTTAAGGCCTTAtccaaaagttttcaaaaaatccgaaagcttgaagctttaattTAATGGAGGATTTCTGAAAATCGACAATTGGAAGGTGGAGAGTGGATCTCTTGCCTTCGGATAAGCTCAAGGGAGCTATTTATAGCTGCCAAAGGCGATTAAGGCTTCAAGTGGGCTGAATGAGCCAAAAGACATTAATGacgttttggttgttcttcctcaAATTGGCCGTAATAGGGATGAATCTTTCCTATTCTTATAGGAGAAATAATCACCATCGTAGGGTTATAATTTCAGGCTTTAAATCAACCGAAATAGTTGACTAACGAGGGAGTTCTAAAAAGATAAGATCAAAGATGGGTCTTTGATCTTAACTTTCCGGCGTCACGTTGGAGACGAAGGTGACGTTTTGAGCGCGTTTGGGCGTTCCGTCCAGGTGCCGTTGCGTTTGGGAGTTCCATTAGCGGCCTGACTTACGGATGTTAGATAATTCGGTGCAATGCGCGCATGCTTCTCCTCAGCTACACAGGCTATAGGGCCGGTTCTTAGGCCctggatgaaaatccaacgCTCATCTGAATGTTATAATTCTTGTTGTAGCGGATCATTCAGGTTTTGGCTGCCCTggattattgatatatatttattaaatccttaagtgtttatttgaaaatgatttttccTATATcattttggctttaattttgttctttttaaatacacaaaatattaaaataaatatgaaaaatattttaccaatttatttatttatttattctttttatatttttagggtttaaataaataattctttttagatgaaaaggatacaaaaattcattcaaaattatatatttttgtcccttaatttttctaaaattattttgagataatatggtacaacatttaactttaataattttttttccttaactcttaattaatttgattaattcgtataataattaattataattaatactaattaatcataattaattgttttaaatgagttttgaccattgagttaatttttttgattttaattatttaaaaataaattaaaataattattttaatatttataaattggagtgtaaatttataaactttgtaATGTTTACactattttattagaaatttaagaaaaatttaaaatatatatatatatatatatatattaattttgtttaagcccaatcaaaaaataataagttacccaaataaaaaaaaataaccatttttttttaaatatcttagattattataaaatttaaccttattaaaattttatattttaaatttctaaaatatttaatagggTATTTATTCCTTTgccatattaaaaaaaatataatgatttagtttaaacattaatgtttataataaaataaatatttttatttaaatagaattAACAATAAAggatcatttatataattattattttaaaaaatattatattaaaaattatatataaactctgtattattatatattgaaaaaacaaattgaaccacacattttatctctctacaaatttgaaaatcattttGTTATTGTCATTGTTTATGactatttttcttgttttgttttcGTTATTTATTTTGACATCCTATTTAGTCGGATCGAATATTTTTGtctcaaatttttataatttgaataatattttcaatggTTGGTAGGTCATTTGTTACTCAAACTCTTcgattatattattaatcatcttCCGAGTAACGTGAGTCCATTTATTAGCAGCAAAAGATACAAAATTATCAGATTATCggatatgaaattattttaatttttttaatgaaaagttactaaaataatattttatataaagacTCTCTtacatatattttcttataatttatacgTGTTTCTCAACATTTTAGGCATTTGCGTATAAGATGATTCATTATTATTTGACCGAACCTTTACGACGTTATTTAACAACTATTGGCTATGAATAATTTGAACTTGCGCTCAAAATATAGATAAAGATTCTCTTAACACTGTTTGATTGCTCGATCTATATCAATATTCATCCTTATAAAATCAATTGAATAATAATCTAGATATCAAATcaacaatttacaaaatatatataagaaaaataaaagaaataaaaaatatgacaaatgaGTATAGGaatttctctataaatatgCAAATATACAAGTTGCAATATAAGTAATTAATGAATTCATTCTTTAATGTTACAAAAATCTCATAATCATCTTCATACATATGTCTCTCATTTGGCCAGACCTTTATGGCCTTGTTTAACAATACTATGAATAATTTTAACTCGAGcttaaaatattgataaagaTATTGGTTAGTTTGACTAAATCTAATCTATTTCAACTATCATCTGTTTTAAACTCAATTGAGTGACctcaataaattttataatttttatttttttaaattgttgatgggatatttaaattattaattattattttttattttgtaaatactatttttgtgatatttattaattgatttatattaatatatattatatatataagaactaatttttttttattaaaaatataaaaataaaagaaaaacaaatatgacaAATGAGTGTCCTActttctctataaatatgaaaatatacaagttgaaaataagtaattaatgaaTCCTCTTGATGTAACAATAATGTCATAATCATCTTCATATTTAGAAGAGTTTGCTTCCAAATTCTCCCTCTTCATCTGCCATTAATGGAGAATTCGTAAGTTCCCTAAGCTCTGATAAGCTCCTCCCCAGCTCCAACGCCACCTTCATTTCCATAACCTTCCCATTGATCCCTctcttctcctccaaattcccCTCTATCCATTCCTCCATCAAACTGAAGAACCCTGCATTGCTTCTGTACATCTCGAACACCATTCCCACTTGCCCGCCGTGCTCCACCGCGTTTATCACCGCCGCCATAGCTCCGGCAGCAACTCCGACCACAGTCGCCAAACCAGAGTGGCTTGGCCCCATTAAAGCCGAACCCACAGCTGCCACGGTTGTTAAAACAGGACCGGCTATTCCTAACATCTTGTTTAACTTCAATGCTTTCTCCCCCAATCTCAAGTAATCTTCCTTATCTCTCCTTCTCAACACACCCACTACCCCTTTCATCCTCTCCTCCAGCCCTTCGTCCCATCCGTTGCCGCCGACTCTTGCTGCCGCCGGAGACATACTTTCTTGCCGTCTAATTCTCTTCTCCGGCCACCACTTGGCTGGCTCCACTCCCTCCGGAAACTTTTCTAGCATTTTCCCGAGTAAGGGAAGCGGGTAGGCTCTGTCCAGCGCAAGAACTTTATCCATAGCATCTCTATGGTCCTTGGACTCTGGATTCCCGATAGACAGTTTGGTCTGGATTTCACGTCGAAGTTTCTGGAACAACCTCGCCGCGTTCCTCTGTTCCTCCGCCAATTGAGAGGGTTGGATCTTGTTCACGATGATCAACAATCCAGTCGCGGCCATGTATAAGAGACTCGAGCAGGAGCTGAGAGCGACCACATGGGACCCACCGGCGGCGGCGATTGCGGAGATGGTTGCGGCGGTTAGGGTCATGGCGTTAACAGAATTTAACAGAAGACTGTTCCAGTTCTCTCGTTGTTCCTTGATGTTCCTGTGCATCTCTATCCTGTCGGCGATGGCTTCCAAGATGGCGTAGAGCTTGGGGATGGTGGTTGGAGACTTAGTGCCCTGCTTGGGGGAAGGTGTAAAGGGCACGTTTGATCTAATAATgttcttataaatattattactacCGCTGCTTCTTTGATGTAATTCTTCGACCAAGACTTTGGCGCTAAGGTCGGGGAGGGAGAGAGCATTGATGGTTAGCTTTTTTGGAAGATTAATGGTGGATTTGGTACTGATATGTCTCTTACaagaaaaagatgaagatgTCGAAGAATATGACATATTCAAACTTGAAGCTTGAAGAGCGGCCAtgattttatgttaggtttaaGGATTTGAATCTTGTATATTAGAAGAGTTGGTTTGAAAAGaatgagataaaatattaagaatgtGTGCCTCATTATATAGATTAAAGATTTGTTCAATAGTGGATTGGTCCATATTTTGCCCACCCATCTTGCCCACCCATTTTGCCTAGACTATTTCTCTTCACATATTATTGACCAAAACAAGATCTAATAGATAGATAATTAGCtctttaacatatatttgtgtATTCCTTAATGATACAAATAGATCGATGACATTGATCAATGATCATGTATAAACTTCATTCGGATTTACTTTTTGTTTCTCTAGCTAGATACATGCGAACTTTAGTTTTTAAATGTGTtcatataacaatttatttagaCATGTTTCtatgtttttaatgaaataaagcAATAAtatagacatttttttttttatattttaaaatttatttagattttgatAAAGTTTAGGGTTTTTTGTCTGACTAACTATTTGATAAATCTAGTCTATATTTTGACTTTCAACGAGTTTCCTTTTTAAAACCTGCAAATAAGAGGTCTGACTATTTTttaactgaaaaataaaattagtttctTTTATTCGATTCATTCAACAATGGACTGTGGGCTCTTTCCGACTTTCTACACTAGAGCTAGTTCGATCTtgtgttattttgaatttattttgtggggttttacaattttatctatatcaaattattattaatataattattaaatcagttaaattatcaataaaaaatattaaaattgtcttaaattattttttattaaattttaatttcaaataatatttttttaatttattttaaataaatctcaaataactaattattttttatcttatgagatttttgtaaaaataccttataaaaaattcaaaatgaaatGAACTCTTGAGAGTTTGATATTGGGTTATTTAAGATTTGcctgatttttttagatttatttttgtttttataagaaattatgttATCTGGGTTTTAgttgtttgaatttttatattattcttttatgtttaaaatttataaaataaaataaatatgtttttagtaCTTTGatggataaaataaatgattgtataataaaaaaatgtaataaatatttttgtgttttttttttgacaaaaacttattaatttatgtaattgTGTGCAACCAAAACATTActaaaagaaaatcaataatGAGACAATTTCCGTGATGATTCGCGGTCacactatttatttaatttttataattaatattattaatatttcacATTTATTTGAGAAGAAATCTAAAATAATGCACTGcctttttacatattattaagTAATTCTTAATGATATTAAACTTGCTAATGTATTAATTTGACCATATCAATCAAACCGAACTTAACcaactaaaataaactatatcattatatttaaaGACAAGTACTAGAAACAAAGTACTACTAATTTGACATAATTGcatccaaattaattaatgagcTGAGCATTTGAGCTTGCGGCCCGCCACCTGAGCATGCAATTGCGATGATTCATGCATGGGAGTTCCACAAACGAGGATGTTGTCGTGACGCTTTGGTTACGATGGTGGGGTCTAAGTTTATGGATGTATTCAATTTTGCCTCTTTCCATTTCCTTTCGTTTCTCTCCCGTTGGTCGAGTTAGTTCCTCCTCTGGATGCATCGGTCAGAACGGGGAAAGCTGCTCTTAGAGCGTACTCTTTCCGATCTAGGCAGATGGTTGAATCTACTGCGAGTAGCACTAGGCCTAGAAAAAGAATATTCGCTTAGGCTTGGGGAGTAGGAGCTTTCTGTTGAGAATTTTGAAACGAagcataattttatatattaatcaatcaaagtaggagatgggtaaatgcacatgttatccaaatctaaaatagaagatcaaacacaataaaataatacaaaatttacgTAAAAATCCTCTAAACTTTGAAGGTAAAAAACTATGAGGCCAACtgacaaatttcactataaataagaaacatatacaaatgttcttctcaattttaaacctaaagttcaaatattcaaacagagaaaaccaatttcattcagaCCCAAGCAAGTatagatataagacaacaagaaattagAACCTGAAAGTGATAAAGTTAAGGAGATCGCTACTGtctcattctcttcttcttcatctgtttcttcttcttctttgtttctTCTCTTAGAGGAATGTTCTCTTAGCAGAATGTTCTCCCTCTCTAACAATGATagaataaataacattattaaggtttgtttgtttattaagtGCCTAATTGGGTTGGACACACAAggcccaacaatttcccctttcaGCACACACAGAGAGGCACATcaatcttcaagtcatcacttaGTTTTCATGTCGACAAGCCGAAAATAAAGCTCGAGTttgtcttttggaacaatcTTCATAAACATGTCTGACGGGTTCTTATCCATGTGaattttcttcagcttcatctgctgattttctattacatctcttaaccaatgaaatctcacatcaatatgtttagttCTAGAATGATATGTATCATTCTTGCTTAAATCTATGACACTCTAGATATCACATAAAATAATTGCATCTTCTAgttgcataccaagctctaggagaaatCTAATCACCCACAATAACTCCTCACCAACTTCAGTTGCTGCAATATATTCTACTTCTATTGTTGACAAAGCCACACATTTTTGTAACTTGGATTTACATGACACGACTCCCCCCTgaaaaagtaaacacataacccaaAGTAGATTTTCTGTGATCAGATCTCTAGCCATATCAGCATCCGTGTAACCTTCTAACATAGCTTCACCATTTCTaaaacacaaattggaagttcctcttagatatctaagaatccacttcactttttcccaatgttgttttcctagATTAGAAAGGAATCTACATACCACACCGACTACATGCCCTATATCTACCCTAGTGCAAActattgcatacatcaaactccctacaacTGAGGAGTAAGgcacacttgacatttcatcattttctttctctgttgattgacacatcttcttgctcaattttAAATGTCTAGgagtggacaacttacttcctT
Protein-coding sequences here:
- the LOC124917050 gene encoding probable F-box protein At4g22030; the protein is MAALQASSLNMSYSSTSSSFSCKRHISTKSTINLPKKLTINALSLPDLSAKVLVEELHQRSSGSNNIYKNIIRSNVPFTPSPKQGTKSPTTIPKLYAILEAIADRIEMHRNIKEQRENWNSLLLNSVNAMTLTAATISAIAAAGGSHVVALSSCSSLLYMAATGLLIIVNKIQPSQLAEEQRNAARLFQKLRREIQTKLSIGNPESKDHRDAMDKVLALDRAYPLPLLGKMLEKFPEGVEPAKWWPEKRIRRQESMSPAAARVGGNGWDEGLEERMKGVVGVLRRRDKEDYLRLGEKALKLNKMLGIAGPVLTTVAAVGSALMGPSHSGLATVVGVAAGAMAAVINAVEHGGQVGMVFEMYRSNAGFFSLMEEWIEGNLEEKRGINGKVMEMKVALELGRSLSELRELTNSPLMADEEGEFGSKLF